The following are from one region of the Desulfitobacterium chlororespirans DSM 11544 genome:
- a CDS encoding molybdopterin-dependent aldehyde oxidoreductase, producing the protein MINKSIIINGVRQTLIVDEEVTLANVLRGQLHLTGTKIGCGKAQCGACSVIMDGKVIRSCVTKMKRVPDEAQITTIEGVGTQKELHPLQLAWMIHGGAQCGFCSPGFIVSAKGLLDENTNPTREEVRDWFQRHRNACRCTGYKPLIDAVMTAARLIRDEVKVEELWEKLPQDGSIWGSNYIRPSALAKVTGTCDYGADLGIKMPCGTLQLKLVQAKVSHANILSIDTSEAEKMPGVYKVITHKDVKGKNRITGLITFPNNKGDGWDRPILCDEKVFQFGDAIAIVAADTEEHAQAAVEKVKVELEILPAYMSAPAAMADDAIEIHSGTPNIYWETKVIKGEETAPIMEDSEVVVVQDDFYVGRQPHLPMEPDVGFAYIDDQERVVVHSKSIGIHLHHAMIAPGLGLEPDKLVLVQNPSGGTFGYKFSPTIEALLGVAAMATGKPVFLNFDYYQQITYTGKRSPFFINLKYGATKEGKLLAMEADWSVDHGPYSEFGDLVTLRGSQFIGASYMIPNIRSNGRTVCTNHAWGSAFRAYGSPQSLFATEVLMDELAEKLGMDPFELRYKNIYRPGDTTPTGCQPDVYSLVEMMDKLRPLYDAAKEKAKAESTADKKRGVGISLGAYGAGLDNPDGSEAWADYTETGVTIFNAWEDHGQGADMGTVATAHQALLPLGIKPEQIKLVMNDTSKTPASGPAGGSRSQVMVGNAIKIACEELLKGIQKPDGTYRTYAEQVEAGLPTHFIGKYGTPAGYNGCDLETGQGAPFTTYMYAAFMSEVEVDVQTGKTKVLGMTGIFDVGTLANKLVVDGQMYGGMIQGLGLALSEDFEDLNKHIDLISCGLPYPKDIPEKLVVDYVMTPREHGPFGASGVGEAPLTSPHASIINGITDACGVRITRLPALPEKVLAGLKAKQ; encoded by the coding sequence TTGATCAACAAGAGCATCATCATCAACGGAGTACGCCAAACCCTCATCGTCGATGAGGAAGTAACCCTGGCTAATGTGCTGCGGGGACAACTGCATCTGACCGGGACCAAAATTGGCTGTGGCAAAGCTCAATGTGGTGCCTGCTCCGTCATCATGGACGGCAAGGTGATTCGTTCCTGTGTGACCAAAATGAAACGGGTTCCCGACGAAGCACAGATCACCACCATTGAGGGTGTCGGCACCCAGAAGGAGCTCCATCCCCTGCAGCTGGCCTGGATGATCCATGGCGGAGCCCAATGCGGTTTCTGCAGTCCGGGCTTCATCGTTTCTGCCAAAGGGTTGCTGGATGAGAACACCAATCCTACCCGGGAAGAGGTGCGGGACTGGTTCCAAAGACACCGCAATGCCTGCCGCTGTACAGGGTATAAGCCCTTGATCGATGCGGTCATGACCGCAGCCCGCTTAATCCGCGACGAGGTCAAAGTGGAGGAACTGTGGGAAAAACTCCCTCAGGACGGTTCCATTTGGGGCAGCAATTATATCCGTCCCTCCGCTCTGGCTAAGGTCACTGGAACCTGCGATTACGGCGCGGATCTGGGGATCAAAATGCCCTGCGGGACCTTGCAGTTGAAATTGGTTCAAGCTAAGGTTTCCCATGCCAATATCCTTTCTATCGACACCAGTGAAGCAGAGAAAATGCCGGGAGTTTATAAGGTAATTACCCATAAGGATGTGAAAGGGAAAAACCGTATTACCGGCTTGATCACCTTCCCTAACAATAAGGGTGACGGTTGGGATCGTCCTATTCTTTGCGATGAAAAAGTCTTCCAATTCGGGGATGCCATCGCTATTGTGGCTGCTGATACGGAAGAACATGCTCAGGCCGCTGTGGAAAAAGTCAAGGTTGAACTGGAGATCCTGCCTGCTTATATGAGCGCACCGGCGGCTATGGCTGATGATGCCATTGAAATCCATTCCGGAACACCCAATATATACTGGGAAACCAAGGTCATTAAAGGGGAAGAGACCGCTCCCATCATGGAAGACTCTGAGGTTGTGGTAGTTCAGGATGATTTCTATGTCGGGCGTCAGCCTCATCTTCCCATGGAGCCGGATGTAGGCTTTGCCTATATCGATGATCAGGAGCGGGTGGTGGTCCACTCCAAGAGTATCGGCATCCATCTCCACCACGCCATGATCGCTCCGGGCTTGGGCTTGGAGCCGGATAAATTAGTGCTGGTCCAGAATCCCTCCGGCGGAACTTTCGGCTACAAATTCAGCCCCACTATTGAAGCTCTGCTGGGAGTGGCGGCCATGGCTACCGGCAAGCCGGTCTTCCTGAACTTTGACTACTATCAGCAAATAACCTATACCGGCAAGCGTTCCCCCTTCTTTATCAACCTCAAGTACGGAGCGACCAAGGAAGGGAAACTGCTGGCTATGGAAGCGGACTGGAGCGTTGACCACGGTCCTTATTCCGAATTCGGTGATTTGGTCACCCTGCGGGGCAGTCAGTTTATCGGTGCCAGCTATATGATTCCCAATATCCGCAGCAACGGCCGTACCGTCTGCACCAACCATGCCTGGGGTTCCGCCTTCCGTGCCTATGGCTCTCCCCAAAGCCTCTTTGCCACGGAAGTGCTGATGGATGAACTGGCTGAGAAGCTGGGCATGGATCCCTTTGAGCTTCGCTATAAGAATATCTACCGGCCCGGCGATACCACCCCCACCGGTTGTCAGCCCGATGTCTACAGTCTGGTGGAAATGATGGATAAATTGCGGCCTCTGTATGATGCCGCCAAGGAAAAGGCCAAAGCAGAATCGACAGCGGATAAGAAACGGGGTGTGGGTATTTCACTCGGTGCCTACGGAGCGGGTCTGGATAATCCGGATGGCTCAGAAGCCTGGGCTGATTATACGGAAACCGGGGTAACCATCTTCAACGCCTGGGAAGACCACGGCCAAGGGGCGGATATGGGGACTGTGGCCACTGCCCACCAAGCCCTCCTGCCTTTGGGAATCAAACCGGAACAGATCAAGCTGGTGATGAATGATACGTCCAAAACCCCGGCCAGCGGTCCTGCCGGGGGGAGCCGCTCCCAAGTGATGGTGGGCAATGCCATTAAAATTGCCTGCGAAGAATTGCTGAAAGGCATTCAGAAGCCCGACGGCACTTACCGGACCTATGCCGAACAGGTTGAAGCAGGTCTGCCCACCCACTTTATCGGCAAGTACGGCACCCCCGCCGGTTATAACGGCTGCGATCTGGAAACCGGACAAGGCGCTCCTTTTACCACCTATATGTATGCGGCCTTTATGTCTGAAGTGGAAGTGGATGTGCAGACCGGAAAAACAAAAGTTCTCGGCATGACAGGCATCTTTGATGTAGGAACCCTGGCCAACAAGCTGGTGGTGGACGGCCAAATGTACGGCGGCATGATCCAGGGACTGGGCCTGGCCTTAAGCGAGGACTTTGAAGACCTGAATAAACATATCGACCTGATCAGCTGCGGCTTGCCTTACCCTAAAGATATTCCCGAGAAACTGGTGGTTGACTATGTGATGACACCCCGTGAACATGGACCCTTTGGCGCCTCCGGTGTGGGTGAGGCACCCCTGACCTCTCCCCATGCCTCCATTATCAATGGGATCACCGATGCTTGCGGCGTACGCATCACCAGACTGCCCGCTCTTCCGGAAAAGGTCCTGGCCGGATTAAAGGCCAAACAATAA
- a CDS encoding pyridine nucleotide-disulfide oxidoreductase/dicluster-binding protein, giving the protein MEQDELRRLESKCIQENPPACTAGCPIHVDARQMLQAIQKQDWQRALGTLWQKQPFPGIISRICDHPCQGVCRRGEVGEAVSISALEKYCVENHSYKAPKAKPIAYKNQKIAVIGGGLRGLTAALDLAKKGFQVILFEAGDRLGGKLWTYSRQQLPTGVITEDLKLLNRPNVEVRLNAPITQQDLPRLQEEFPALYIALAAGTTPATDMLGEGYAVDAQTCATGRLGVFAGSYGGEPSPIQEVAEGRRAALSIDRYLQGASLTASREWEGESHSNLFVNLERIAPLAAVVRKDKDLGYSEEEALAEAGRCLNCQCLECVKACKYLESYGRYPKKYLREIYNNDAIVKGTRYANKMINSCSLCGLCAEVCPHDLNMGDVCLSSREGMVRNKRMPPSAHDFALRDMAFSNSGQFVLTRHQPGFSESRFVFFPGCQLSGSSPEHVKNVYALLTAKLPGGVGLMLRCCGAPAQWAGEGELFQGAMVDLVKEWEGLGRPQVIAACSSCYSMFKETLPVVSLWEVLNDLEISLPAYSTPYPLAVQDPCTTRHEGSIHKAVRELLTKLNCQVEELPFSRELTKCCGFGGLMSFANRALAQEVTVARSQESSLDYLAYCAMCRDRFSAYGKRIVHILDLIFPRVEGEAATREDPGFSHRHENRARLKRKMLRETWQEGLESEGGERAIELVISPEIRKSMEERLILLEDIEQVIQAAEQSGRKFINPENGHSLAHHRPSRVTYWVEYETQESGVYCVHNAYSHRMEVIEEVKP; this is encoded by the coding sequence ATGGAACAGGATGAACTGAGACGATTGGAGAGCAAATGTATTCAGGAAAATCCCCCGGCCTGTACGGCAGGATGTCCCATCCATGTTGATGCCAGACAAATGCTGCAGGCGATTCAGAAACAGGACTGGCAGAGGGCCCTGGGGACTTTGTGGCAAAAACAGCCTTTTCCGGGGATCATCTCCCGGATTTGTGATCATCCCTGCCAAGGGGTTTGCCGGCGGGGAGAAGTTGGTGAGGCCGTCTCTATCTCCGCCCTGGAGAAATATTGCGTGGAAAACCATAGTTATAAAGCTCCTAAGGCCAAACCTATCGCTTATAAAAATCAAAAGATTGCTGTGATTGGCGGGGGGCTGAGGGGATTAACAGCTGCCCTGGATCTGGCGAAAAAAGGATTTCAGGTCATCCTCTTCGAGGCCGGGGACCGGTTGGGGGGAAAACTTTGGACTTATTCCCGGCAGCAATTGCCAACTGGTGTTATAACCGAGGATTTAAAGCTTCTCAACCGTCCCAACGTGGAGGTGCGGTTGAATGCTCCAATCACACAGCAGGATCTCCCTCGCTTGCAGGAGGAGTTCCCTGCTTTGTATATCGCCTTGGCGGCCGGAACCACTCCCGCCACGGATATGTTGGGGGAGGGCTATGCCGTGGATGCACAGACCTGTGCCACCGGCCGGCTTGGAGTGTTTGCCGGGTCCTATGGCGGTGAGCCTTCGCCGATTCAAGAGGTTGCCGAAGGCAGAAGGGCTGCCTTGTCCATAGACCGCTATCTGCAAGGGGCTTCTTTAACCGCCTCTCGGGAGTGGGAGGGTGAATCGCACAGCAACCTCTTTGTCAATTTGGAGAGAATTGCTCCCCTGGCCGCGGTAGTCAGGAAAGATAAGGACCTGGGATACAGTGAAGAGGAAGCCTTAGCGGAGGCTGGGCGCTGCTTGAATTGTCAGTGTTTGGAATGTGTCAAAGCCTGCAAATACCTGGAGTCCTATGGCCGTTATCCCAAAAAATATCTGCGGGAGATCTATAATAACGATGCCATTGTCAAAGGGACCCGTTATGCCAATAAAATGATTAATTCCTGCAGCCTCTGCGGGTTATGTGCGGAAGTCTGTCCCCATGATCTGAATATGGGAGATGTCTGTCTAAGCTCCCGGGAAGGGATGGTCAGAAACAAGCGGATGCCCCCTTCGGCTCATGATTTTGCCCTGCGGGATATGGCTTTCAGCAATAGCGGGCAATTTGTACTGACTCGTCATCAGCCCGGATTCAGTGAGAGCCGGTTTGTCTTTTTCCCAGGCTGTCAGCTCAGCGGTTCCTCACCGGAGCATGTGAAGAATGTGTACGCCTTATTAACGGCCAAGCTGCCGGGAGGAGTGGGCTTGATGCTGCGCTGCTGTGGTGCTCCCGCCCAATGGGCTGGGGAAGGGGAACTGTTTCAGGGAGCCATGGTGGATCTGGTCAAGGAATGGGAAGGCTTGGGGCGGCCCCAGGTCATTGCAGCCTGTTCCTCCTGCTACAGCATGTTTAAAGAGACACTGCCTGTGGTATCCCTGTGGGAAGTGTTGAATGATCTGGAAATTTCCCTTCCTGCCTACAGCACACCTTATCCATTGGCGGTGCAGGACCCCTGCACCACCCGTCATGAAGGGAGTATTCACAAGGCTGTCCGGGAACTTCTGACCAAGCTCAACTGTCAGGTGGAAGAACTGCCTTTCAGCAGGGAGCTAACCAAGTGCTGCGGTTTCGGGGGCTTGATGTCCTTTGCCAACCGGGCCTTAGCCCAGGAGGTCACGGTGGCCAGAAGTCAGGAAAGCTCTCTGGACTATCTGGCCTATTGTGCCATGTGCCGTGATCGTTTCTCCGCTTATGGCAAGAGGATCGTCCATATTCTCGACCTGATTTTCCCCAGGGTGGAAGGGGAGGCGGCGACTCGGGAGGATCCGGGCTTTTCACACCGCCACGAAAACCGGGCCAGGTTAAAAAGAAAAATGCTGCGGGAGACCTGGCAGGAAGGTCTGGAATCAGAAGGGGGGGAGCGGGCCATCGAACTGGTAATCAGCCCGGAGATCAGAAAAAGTATGGAAGAGCGGCTCATCCTGCTTGAGGATATTGAGCAGGTCATCCAGGCTGCTGAACAAAGCGGCCGCAAGTTCATTAATCCTGAAAATGGTCATAGTTTGGCTCACCACCGCCCGAGCCGGGTGACTTACTGGGTGGAATACGAGACTCAGGAAAGCGGTGTCTATTGTGTTCATAATGCCTACAGCCACCGGATGGAAGTGATCGAGGAAGTGAAGCCATGA
- a CDS encoding DVU_1557 family redox protein, protein MSKTENQPQTVWKCGKCNVELSRGTIVVAYLGNEIRVEELKCAQCGLVLITEDLALGKMFEVEQSLEDK, encoded by the coding sequence ATGAGTAAGACGGAAAATCAACCCCAAACAGTCTGGAAATGCGGTAAGTGCAATGTCGAACTCAGCCGGGGTACGATCGTTGTTGCTTACCTGGGTAATGAAATCCGGGTGGAAGAACTGAAGTGCGCCCAATGCGGCCTGGTCTTGATTACGGAGGATCTGGCCCTGGGCAAAATGTTCGAGGTGGAGCAAAGCCTGGAGGATAAATAG
- a CDS encoding DVU_1555 family C-GCAxxG-C-C protein — translation MPVDGFRLFQLAAQGFCCSQILLMIGLEDQGKEAPELIRAMHGLCGGMGRSGATCGVLTGGACLIGLAAGKGTVSEQAHPRIHRMVQEFLEWFEETYGSLLCEDILHYKLEEGTDYPVKCGSTISAAYDKVQELLAAHMEPENEYEEFI, via the coding sequence ATGCCGGTCGATGGTTTTCGTTTATTCCAATTAGCGGCTCAGGGATTTTGCTGCAGTCAAATCCTCTTAATGATTGGTTTGGAGGACCAAGGGAAAGAAGCGCCGGAACTTATCCGGGCAATGCATGGCTTATGCGGCGGCATGGGGCGTTCCGGCGCTACCTGTGGTGTGCTGACCGGGGGAGCCTGCCTGATTGGGCTGGCCGCCGGCAAAGGAACCGTGTCCGAGCAAGCCCATCCCCGCATCCATCGGATGGTGCAGGAATTCCTGGAGTGGTTCGAGGAAACCTATGGCAGCCTTCTTTGTGAGGATATTCTGCATTACAAGCTGGAAGAGGGTACGGATTATCCGGTGAAATGCGGCAGCACCATCTCCGCTGCCTATGATAAGGTTCAGGAACTTCTGGCTGCCCATATGGAACCGGAAAATGAGTATGAAGAATTTATATGA
- the trsM gene encoding DVU_1556 family methyltransferase: MKNLYENDLLYRTTGPALRPGGFELTDWAVEHCRFQAGDRILDVGCGRGATVDRLRSHYHLEAYGIDPSAILLTLGQKTHPDLPLSKGRGEDIPFTNSCFDGVFVECSLSLMTDPDQALSEIRRVLKVKGKLIIHDVYARNPQGAPDLRELSIGSCIRNALVKEELEHGLGSKGLRTIHWQDHSPLLNRLMMELIMTHGSMSAFWLKSTDCSADPNRVQAALKKAKVGYFQLIAEKEAEKEAEHCPVR; this comes from the coding sequence ATGAAGAATTTATATGAGAATGATCTGTTGTACAGAACAACCGGCCCTGCTTTGCGTCCCGGCGGGTTTGAGCTGACGGATTGGGCAGTGGAGCATTGCCGGTTTCAGGCGGGAGACAGGATTCTCGATGTGGGCTGTGGCCGGGGGGCTACTGTAGATAGGCTGAGATCCCATTATCATTTGGAAGCCTATGGTATCGACCCCTCGGCAATCTTACTGACTCTGGGTCAGAAAACCCATCCGGATTTGCCGCTAAGCAAAGGCCGGGGAGAGGATATCCCTTTTACAAACAGCTGCTTCGACGGCGTATTTGTGGAATGCAGTCTCTCTTTAATGACCGATCCCGATCAAGCCTTGAGCGAAATCCGGCGGGTACTTAAGGTCAAAGGGAAGCTGATTATCCATGATGTCTATGCCCGCAATCCCCAAGGCGCTCCCGACCTCCGGGAACTCAGCATAGGTTCCTGTATCAGAAATGCCTTGGTTAAGGAAGAACTGGAGCATGGCCTGGGAAGCAAGGGACTGCGGACTATTCATTGGCAGGATCATTCCCCCCTCTTAAACCGACTGATGATGGAACTGATCATGACCCATGGCTCCATGAGTGCTTTCTGGCTGAAATCAACCGATTGTTCAGCGGATCCCAACAGAGTGCAGGCTGCACTTAAGAAGGCTAAAGTAGGGTACTTCCAGTTGATCGCCGAAAAAGAAGCAGAAAAGGAGGCTGAACATTGTCCAGTACGATGA
- the trsS gene encoding radical SAM (seleno)protein TrsS: protein MISETRSICPECLKRIPARRIAEEDRVYMVKQCPEHGEYRALLWRGNPGWESWVRPTLPSQPLACFTEVAKGCPYDCGLCADHWKQTCAALLEVTQRCNLNCRFCFADAGGSAQDPSLEVLTRWFRKVMEASGPTNIQLSGGEPTLRDDLPEIVALGKSEGFDFIQVNSNGLRLAAEKDYVRRLQEAGLDSLFLQFDGVDDTVYSALRGRKLLSTKIKAIENCAELGVGVVLVPTLVPGINTQQIGDMVRFALEYHPGVRGIHFQPVSYFGRIPQEPRDEDRFTLPEVIQAIEEQTQGLIKASDIKPNNGKCSFSSSFVKQSDGSLRSVQTKNCCGEPERAEDLVRKTRSFVARQWGGIEQTAGTCCSGNSWDLQLRQIKSAGFALTGMAFQDAWNLDLERLQNCCIHVLSPEEKMIPFCAYNLTDCRGKSLYRKES, encoded by the coding sequence ATGATCTCTGAGACACGCAGCATTTGCCCGGAATGTCTGAAGCGGATTCCTGCCCGGCGGATAGCGGAAGAAGATCGGGTTTATATGGTAAAACAATGCCCGGAGCATGGTGAATACAGGGCCCTCCTCTGGAGGGGAAATCCCGGTTGGGAATCTTGGGTGAGGCCCACACTTCCCAGTCAGCCCTTGGCTTGTTTTACAGAAGTGGCAAAGGGTTGCCCTTATGATTGCGGCTTATGCGCCGACCATTGGAAGCAGACCTGTGCGGCGTTGTTGGAAGTCACTCAGCGCTGTAACCTGAACTGCCGTTTCTGCTTTGCCGACGCAGGGGGCAGCGCCCAGGATCCATCCCTGGAAGTTTTGACCCGGTGGTTCCGAAAGGTGATGGAAGCCAGCGGCCCCACGAATATCCAGTTATCCGGCGGCGAACCGACCTTAAGGGATGATTTGCCTGAGATTGTTGCTTTGGGTAAGTCGGAGGGGTTTGATTTTATCCAGGTTAACTCCAATGGGCTGCGTTTAGCCGCTGAAAAGGACTATGTACGGCGGTTACAGGAAGCGGGGCTGGATTCCCTATTCCTGCAATTTGACGGAGTGGATGACACTGTTTACAGTGCTTTGCGGGGACGAAAGTTGTTGTCCACAAAGATAAAAGCCATTGAAAATTGTGCAGAGCTTGGCGTGGGAGTCGTTCTTGTGCCAACATTGGTGCCAGGTATTAATACTCAGCAGATTGGGGATATGGTAAGGTTTGCCCTGGAGTATCATCCCGGGGTGCGGGGGATTCACTTTCAGCCGGTCAGTTATTTCGGACGGATCCCCCAGGAGCCCCGGGATGAGGATCGCTTTACCTTGCCGGAGGTCATTCAGGCCATCGAAGAGCAGACCCAGGGGCTCATCAAGGCTTCCGATATTAAGCCCAATAACGGGAAATGCTCCTTCAGCAGCAGTTTTGTCAAACAAAGTGACGGTTCTTTAAGAAGTGTCCAGACTAAAAATTGTTGTGGTGAGCCGGAACGTGCCGAGGATTTGGTCCGCAAAACCCGGTCTTTTGTCGCCCGGCAGTGGGGTGGGATAGAACAAACAGCCGGTACCTGCTGCAGCGGGAATTCCTGGGATCTCCAGCTCAGGCAGATTAAAAGCGCCGGTTTTGCCCTTACCGGCATGGCCTTCCAGGATGCCTGGAATCTTGACTTAGAGCGTCTGCAGAACTGCTGCATCCATGTTCTGAGCCCTGAAGAGAAAATGATTCCCTTCTGCGCCTATAATCTTACCGACTGTCGAGGGAAATCCCTCTACCGGAAGGAGTCCTAG